GGGCATATCCATATTCCTGATGGGGTACGTGACAAACGTCTGGCAGCTGTTTTTTCTCAGACTGTTTACGGGGATTTTTACCGGCTTCATCGGAATGTCCCAGGCGTTTATATCCACACAGACTCCGAAGGAAATTGCCGGCAGGGTGATGGGGACACTGCAGACCGGAAGCATTACAGGTTCATTGATGGGCCCCCTTCTCGGCGGAGTCCTAGCTGATTTATTCGGTTTTTCAGATACCTTTAAATGGACCTCCATCGCCATCTTTGTTTCTGCCTTTCTTGTCTTTTTTACAAAAGAACACAAAGTCCAAACAAAAAAGGGCGAGAAAACGCGGTATTCAAGCAAGGCGGTCATCCAGCATATTATCAGCAATCCCGTTTTGCTGACAGTTATGCTGATCTCAACGCTTGTTCAAATCGCACACTTTAGCATTCAGCCTATATTATCTTTATATGTCAGTGAATTGCATGGACCTGAAAATCTGGCGTTCTTTGCGGGAATTGCCTTTTCGGCTGCAGGGCTTGGCAATCTGCTGATGGCCAGGCAATGGGGAAAAATCGGGGACCAGCATGGCTATATAAAAACATTGGTTATTCTCCTCTTCCTCGCAGGCGTGTTTTATCTTCCGGGAGGATTTGTCTCAAACATGTGGCAGCTTGTACTTGTCCGCTTTGCGCTTGGAATAACCATCGGGGGCATCATCCCTGTCCGGATCGCTTATATCCGCCAGGAAGCCCCGGTTGCCATGCAAGGTGAAGTGCTCGGCTACAACACTAGCCTCCGCTTCTTCGGCAACATTATCGGTCCGGTCATCGGCGGTTTGATCTCCGGCTATCTGGGTTTTTCTGCAGTCTTCGTTGTCACAAGCTTACTCCTCATCCTGAGCGGGCTGATTCTGCTCGGAGCGATGAATCGCCATCCCAAGCTTGCGAAGGATTCTTATTGATAACTGAAAAAGCTGCCATAAAGTGAGGCAGCTTTTTCCTTATTCTTTAAAATGGCATACCCCCAGCTTATTGCCGTCAGGGTCTTCAAACTCAAACCACTTTACCGTTCCATCATCCTGGATTGGGCCGGCTTTCACCTTATGCCCTGCCAGATGCTGATGTGCTTCAACAATATCGGAAACATAAAAGTTAAATGGCATATGAGAGGAAGGAATTACTTTTTCAGAACGGACAAGGGTTAAAGGTGTTTCCCCGATTTCCAAGGCTGCATACCCTCCCTGGTCATCCCTCCATCTTACCGGGAAGCCAAGCACAGTGCTATACCATTCAATGGCTTTTCCGAAATCAATTACCTGCAGAAAGACTGTATCGATTCTTGTAAACATTTCAGCCTCCATAAAAGGGATTTTATATGGACAATATTCAACATCTTCTTGCAAAAACCTCCTGAGAAAACTAAAAAGCCAGCGTTTCCGCTGACTTTAATCTATTTTTTCGCTGCGTTGCTTGCGATATGGACAGCATCCCAGACACCCGCAAAAGGCGGGGCATAACAAAGATCCACCATGCCAAGTTCTTCTGCTGCCATATTATTATGGATGGCAACGGCAAATACATCGATTCGGAGGACCGCCCCTTTATTGCCGATGGCGTGGGCTCCGAGGATTCGGTTTGTTCCTTTTTCACAGATCAGCTTGATCCAGATAGGGGTCTGATTCGGGTAATAGCTTGGATGATCTGCGGCTTTCACAAATTCAGTTGTATAGCTGACGCCAAGCTTCTTTGCATCTTCCTCGGAAAGTCCCGTTCTTCCAAGCTCCATATTAAAAATTTTAATCGCGGCGCTTCCCAGAGTTCCCACATAGTTTTCATGGCTGCCGGCTATATTGGCCCCAGCCAGGCGGCCGCATTTATTCGCGTTTGTTCCCAGCGGGATATAATCATTTTCTTCAAGCACTTTGTGATAAACCTGAGCGCAGTCCCCCGCTGCATAAACACCTTCAATATTTGTCCGCATTTCACGGTCGATGATGATGGCTCCATTTTCCGCCAGCTCTATACCCGAACCTTCCAGAAACTTGGTAGCAGGTTTTACACCTACAGCAACAAGCACTAAATCAGCTTTATAAGTTCCTTTATCCGTTTTCACACTCTCCACTTTCCCATTGCCGCTGAAGCTCTCTACCTTTTCTCCCAGATTCAATTCTACACCGTGATCACGAATTTCTTTTTCAGCGATATCTGTTATTTCCTTATCGAAAGGAGCCAGGATTCTCTCTCCCATTTCAATGACACGCACATTTTTGCCGAGGGTTTTCATCGCTTCGACCACTTCGATTCCAATATAGCCTCCGCCAACAATGACAACATCTTTCACTTCTGATTTGCGGGAAATTTCTTTTAATACCATCCCATCTTCCATTGTTTTCAGCACCTGAACATTCTCAAGATCAGCTCCAGGAAATGGAGGCATGATGGGAAACGTGCCTGTTCCGATCATCAGCTTATCGAATGTATCCGTAAACATTTCTCCTGATGCAAGGTCTTTAACAGTTACTTCCTTCTTGCTTGTATCCACTTTTAACACTTCATGCTGAAGATGTGTTTTGATGTTCCTCTCAGAAAATTGCTCCTGTGTTCTTGCGATCATTTTTCGGTAATCATCATTTTCTCCAGATATATAATAAGGAAGACCGCAGGCACCGTAAGATAAAAACTTGCCTTTTTCGTAGACGGTAATTTCAGCTTTTTCATCCATTCTCCTTAATTTTGATGCGGCTGACATACTTGCAGCCACCCCGCCAATGACCAGCAGTTTCATCGGAATCTCTCCTCGCGTTTCAATAAGGTATTCAAGATAGGTTTCGTTAAAAGGTTGAAATTATACAACATTACTATACCCTTATAGCTATCCCACTTCGGCTATTTTAAAACGTTTTTCAAGACTTCTTCGGTTACTTTTTGAACAATGCTTTCGATCATTTCTTCTTGCAGACCGGGAGCTGTCCGGATATTCTTATCATTGCCAGGAACCGGTATTCCGCCTGTTTTAATGCCCATTTTCTCACGGATTGAGATCAAATCTGCAATTTGTCCTGTGCTTAGTTCGTTTGACTTCTGCATGATGTGTTCTGAATACATCAGCATGAGTGCATAGTGTTCCAGTGATTCCATTCGAAAATAGGCCTCTGTGATATCCCTGCCCCAGGTCAGGGCGCCATGGTTGGCAAGAAGAACGGCATTGTAATCCCTGCAGTATGGGGCAATTGAATCAGGAACTTCCTGTGTGCCCGGAGTGGCATACGGGGCAACCGGCACTTTGCCAAGCAGGACTATCACTTCCGGTGATACAGGTTTTTCCAGGCTGATTCCGGCTATGGCAAACGTAGTGGCGACAGGCGGATGGGCATGGACAACTGCCTTTGCTTCAGGGTTTTCCTGATACACTCTGAGGTGCATCTTCACTTCGGAAGAAGGCTTCAGATTGCCCTCTAGCACGTTGCCTAAAAGATCCATTTTGACCATCATTTCAGGGGTCATAAATCCTTTGCTTACTCCAGTTGGTGTTGTCCAGAGTTCATGGTCGCCCACCTTAATGGAGATATTTCCGTCGTTTGCTGCAACGAAGCTTTTATTGTACACTCTTTTGCCGATTTCACAGATCAGTTCCTTTGCTTCCCGATCGCTTATATATGTATTTTGAACAGCCATGGCTGTCAGCTCCCTTCTATTTACATCCACTCCCTATTGTATATTCAAAAGTGATTTGCATCAGCAATTTTTACAAGTTTTCATCTTTCGCTAAAATATGATCATTTCCGCGGAAATATTATGTAATTCGAGGAGATTCATTCTACTAAAAAAACTGCCCGATCAGAGGATCGGACGGTTCTTCGGGGGTATGTTGCTGATTGCTTATTTCACGCGGGGATATCCAAAGCCTGATGCATAGTCATCACCAGCTGCTGCTCCATATCCGCCTTTAATGTCATATTGCTTGGCACGGTTTTGAAGCTCTGTGCGAAGCTGAGTATGGCTCATGGATGGGCTGGATGACCAAATTTTTGCTGCAAGGCCAGCTACGTGAGGTGTAGCCATGGATGTTCCGCTGATCGTGTTATAGCCTCCGTTATACCATGTAGACTCGATGCTTGCTCCCGGTGCAGACACTTCCACGTCTTTTTCCTGAATGACATAGTCACCGTCAGTGCTAGGATTTCCGCGGGACGAGAAGTTGGCTACACGGTATGTACCGTTTTGCTGGACGTTTTCAAGGGCTGCAACTGCAATCGCATTCTTTAATGCTCCAGGATAGCCGATTGTATTAGCGCTGTATCCGGAATTTCCTGCTGCGGCAACAACAAGGACACCTTTGCTGTAGGCATAATCAACCGCACTGCTGATTAGAGAATCTTTGCCGCTTGAACCAAGTGACATATTAATGACTACTTTTGATCCTGTGCGGGATGCTTCGTCCGCAACGTGGCGGATTGCTGCTGCAATATCATCTGAGTAGCCTGAGCCATTATCGCCAAGTACTTTGTATGCCCATAATTTCGCCTGTGGAGCTACTCCATAGATTCCCTGGCCGTCGTATCCACCATGTGCTAAAACCGTCCCAGCTACATGTGTACCATGTCCCTGACGATCAGTACATGAGCCATTTACAATCGGGCTGGATTGAGTGAAATCCTTACATTGCTCTGCAGAGCCTTCCAGGTCAATATGGCTTGTATGAACGCCTGTATCAAGAACAGCAACCTTAATGCCGCTTCCGCCTGACGTACTGGTAATGCTGCTGTTATTATAGATGGAAGCAATTCCCCATGGTGTCTGATCACTAGGATATCCCGCTGCCTGAATAGAAACCGAATCTTTCTTGGACACTTCCGTTCTGGCAGTATCAAGAGTAACTTCGCTTACCTTTTCAATCTTTAAGTTCTTATTTTTGAGCAATGCCTGGTATTGCTTTGCATTGACTTCAGCAGTCATGCCATCACTGCCAAAATCCCAGCGCTTGTCCACCTGTGAATTCACAGAAGCTTTAGCGTTTGACGGCCCCTGGATCAATACCCGGTAGGTTTCGTTTTGAGTCTCTGGTTCTTTTGCAAATGCCCCCGCTGTAAAAACTGATAAACCCATTGTCATACTTAGAAGTGCTGCTCCTAATGCCCTTTTTTCTTCATCCTTTTTCTCCTCTCGAATCTATATTTTTTCTGTCGGTTCTTGTTGTATTTAAAGTATATTTAAAATATTCAGACTCTAACAATATGCTAAATTATTTAATTCTCATACTTTAGAATCAGGTACAGAAACATAGTTTCTTAAAAAGTATCAGGTATTTTGGAGGGTTTACAAATACTTTCTACTATCTGAATGGTAATTACTTCATAATTTTTCCATAAACTATAGGATTACCCCAAATAAAATAGTACTTTTGATTGATGGAAAGAGTTAAATTACACTCTATTTTTATCGGAATCAGGGATATTTTCCTAGTTAAACGCTTTAAAGATATAAAGAATAGAAGTGGAAGCATGAAAATGCCCCCTGACCACTTGGCCAGGAGGCGGAATTCTTCCTATTTAAACATCTTAGACAGACTTTCAGTAAACGGTGCATAAGCTATGCCATTCTCCGTAATAATGCCTGTAATCAAATCATGATCTGTGACATCGAATGCGGGGTTATAGGTTTGTACACCTTCTGGCGCCATCGGCTTTTCGTACCATTTAGAAGTAATTTCTTCTGAATCTCTTAATTCAATATGGATATCGTCCCCTGTTTTGCATGCGAGATCGACTGTTGACAGAGGGGCACAAACATAAAAAGGTATTTTATAATGTTTTGCGAGAATCGCAACGCCAGAAGTTCCAATCTTATTGGCTGCATCCCCATTGGCTGCCACGCGGTCACAGCCGACAAGTACCGCTTGAATCTTGCCTTCTTTCATTACGATGCTGGCCATATTGTCACAGATCAGCGTAACATCGACACCTGCTTCTTCGAGCTCCCATGCTGTCAGGCGGGCCCCCTGCAAAAGCGGGCGGGTTTCATCAGCGTATACTTTAAAATCATATCCCTTTTCCTGGCCTAAATAAATCGGAGCAAGAGCTGTTCCATATTTAGCGGTGGCAATCGTACCTGCATTGCAGTGTGTCAGAATACCCCAACCAGGCTCAAGTACAGAAAGCGCGTGCTGTCCAATCGACTCGCAAACCTTTTCATCCTCAGCCCGTATTTTTTCTGCTTCCACTTTTAGGGCTTGCTTTATTTCGGCTGCAGCTTTGCCTTCTTCCTTCAGGAAACGGGCTTCCATGCGGTCGAGCGCCCAAAACAGATTAACTGCAGTTGGCCGTGATGACGCCAGGTATTCCTTCGCCTTTTTAAAATCCATATAAAGTTCTTCATAGCTTACTGCTGCTGATTGCTTTGTGCCCAAATAGACACCGTAAGCCGCCGCTATTCCAATGGCAGGTGCACCCCGGACCTTCAAATGATAGATTGCTTCCCATATATCCTTTAATTCTTTCAAATGCAAAAAGTTCTTTTCATTCGGCAGAACTGTTTGATCTAATAGAATGAGCGTGTCGTTTTCATCATCCAATCTGACAGACTGGATGACATCCACTGGTTTTCCCATCATGCTGCCTCCTTTAGAACCTTTTTTCACAGTCTTTTAGAATACGTACAAAATCCTCACCTGTTTTAAAAGATTCCCTATCCATAATAAACATTTTTCCGGCTGCCAGACAAATCTTTTCCGCTGCAGCTCTGCTGCTGTATTCTTCAATGGAAGTGACATCCTTGACAGATGC
This window of the Cytobacillus pseudoceanisediminis genome carries:
- a CDS encoding CoA-disulfide reductase; translated protein: MKLLVIGGVAASMSAASKLRRMDEKAEITVYEKGKFLSYGACGLPYYISGENDDYRKMIARTQEQFSERNIKTHLQHEVLKVDTSKKEVTVKDLASGEMFTDTFDKLMIGTGTFPIMPPFPGADLENVQVLKTMEDGMVLKEISRKSEVKDVVIVGGGYIGIEVVEAMKTLGKNVRVIEMGERILAPFDKEITDIAEKEIRDHGVELNLGEKVESFSGNGKVESVKTDKGTYKADLVLVAVGVKPATKFLEGSGIELAENGAIIIDREMRTNIEGVYAAGDCAQVYHKVLEENDYIPLGTNANKCGRLAGANIAGSHENYVGTLGSAAIKIFNMELGRTGLSEEDAKKLGVSYTTEFVKAADHPSYYPNQTPIWIKLICEKGTNRILGAHAIGNKGAVLRIDVFAVAIHNNMAAEELGMVDLCYAPPFAGVWDAVHIASNAAKK
- a CDS encoding MFS transporter, which codes for MIKQTKRNLMIMWFANFFVAGSMTMVLPFISLYIESFGDYSPTYVQHWSGWTFAITFVTAFLFSPVWGRIGDLFGRRKILILSGIGMGISIFLMGYVTNVWQLFFLRLFTGIFTGFIGMSQAFISTQTPKEIAGRVMGTLQTGSITGSLMGPLLGGVLADLFGFSDTFKWTSIAIFVSAFLVFFTKEHKVQTKKGEKTRYSSKAVIQHIISNPVLLTVMLISTLVQIAHFSIQPILSLYVSELHGPENLAFFAGIAFSAAGLGNLLMARQWGKIGDQHGYIKTLVILLFLAGVFYLPGGFVSNMWQLVLVRFALGITIGGIIPVRIAYIRQEAPVAMQGEVLGYNTSLRFFGNIIGPVIGGLISGYLGFSAVFVVTSLLLILSGLILLGAMNRHPKLAKDSY
- a CDS encoding S8 family peptidase, with the translated sequence MTMGLSVFTAGAFAKEPETQNETYRVLIQGPSNAKASVNSQVDKRWDFGSDGMTAEVNAKQYQALLKNKNLKIEKVSEVTLDTARTEVSKKDSVSIQAAGYPSDQTPWGIASIYNNSSITSTSGGSGIKVAVLDTGVHTSHIDLEGSAEQCKDFTQSSPIVNGSCTDRQGHGTHVAGTVLAHGGYDGQGIYGVAPQAKLWAYKVLGDNGSGYSDDIAAAIRHVADEASRTGSKVVINMSLGSSGKDSLISSAVDYAYSKGVLVVAAAGNSGYSANTIGYPGALKNAIAVAALENVQQNGTYRVANFSSRGNPSTDGDYVIQEKDVEVSAPGASIESTWYNGGYNTISGTSMATPHVAGLAAKIWSSSPSMSHTQLRTELQNRAKQYDIKGGYGAAAGDDYASGFGYPRVK
- a CDS encoding VOC family protein: MQEDVEYCPYKIPFMEAEMFTRIDTVFLQVIDFGKAIEWYSTVLGFPVRWRDDQGGYAALEIGETPLTLVRSEKVIPSSHMPFNFYVSDIVEAHQHLAGHKVKAGPIQDDGTVKWFEFEDPDGNKLGVCHFKE
- the mtnA gene encoding S-methyl-5-thioribose-1-phosphate isomerase; amino-acid sequence: MGKPVDVIQSVRLDDENDTLILLDQTVLPNEKNFLHLKELKDIWEAIYHLKVRGAPAIGIAAAYGVYLGTKQSAAVSYEELYMDFKKAKEYLASSRPTAVNLFWALDRMEARFLKEEGKAAAEIKQALKVEAEKIRAEDEKVCESIGQHALSVLEPGWGILTHCNAGTIATAKYGTALAPIYLGQEKGYDFKVYADETRPLLQGARLTAWELEEAGVDVTLICDNMASIVMKEGKIQAVLVGCDRVAANGDAANKIGTSGVAILAKHYKIPFYVCAPLSTVDLACKTGDDIHIELRDSEEITSKWYEKPMAPEGVQTYNPAFDVTDHDLITGIITENGIAYAPFTESLSKMFK
- a CDS encoding class II aldolase/adducin family protein, coding for MAVQNTYISDREAKELICEIGKRVYNKSFVAANDGNISIKVGDHELWTTPTGVSKGFMTPEMMVKMDLLGNVLEGNLKPSSEVKMHLRVYQENPEAKAVVHAHPPVATTFAIAGISLEKPVSPEVIVLLGKVPVAPYATPGTQEVPDSIAPYCRDYNAVLLANHGALTWGRDITEAYFRMESLEHYALMLMYSEHIMQKSNELSTGQIADLISIREKMGIKTGGIPVPGNDKNIRTAPGLQEEMIESIVQKVTEEVLKNVLK